The Candidatus Aminicenantes bacterium genome includes the window GGAGCGGAATCCCGAGCTGCATGATCTGCGCCTTCGCCAGGCGGCCGTGCTGTGGAAGCTCGGCCGTCGGGAAGTCGCCTGGATGGCGCTCGAACGCGTTCTGAAAGACGAGAAGGCCAAGCCTTCGGATGACTTCGTCTGGCAAGCGTCGGCCCTGGCGGCTATTTGGCGCTATCAGGAGGGAAAATCGGCTGAAGCGGAAGCCTTCGCCCGAACCGCCGAAGCGGCGGCCGCCGTGAAGCTTCGCCCCGATCGCGGCGCCAAACCGCTCTGGGCGCCGGCTTTCGCGCCGGGGTTGCGCGAGATCGCACCGCAAAGGGAAAGCCAGGCGCGGTCTCTTTTCCCGCCGAACGCGGGTCTGCCCTCCTATTTATTGGGCCTGATTTCCGAGGCCAGATCCGGCTGGACCCGGGATACGGAGGCCTATTATTTGCGGGCAATGGGCCTGTCCTACGAGGCCCGCGATTGTATTCTCCGCATCGCCGCGGGACGGATGCGTTCCGGAAACGCGGCGGGAGCGATCGAGGCCGCGCTCGGAGCCTGCGATGCCGGCGGGGCTTACCCGGATTTTTATTTGCTGGCGGCGGCCGCGGCGGAATCGGCGGGAGACCGGCGGGCGGCCGAAGAATACCTGGGGATCGCCGTCGAGCTCAAGCCTTTTATCCCCTCGTGGCTCCGGGCCCAGGCGATTGTGGAGTCGGGGGCGGGGCATAAAGCTGCGGCGGCCGCGATTCTGAATCGGGTTTTGCGGCTGGCGCCCGACGATTTCCGGGCTCGGGAGCTCTTGGAAGGCGTGTCGCGGGAACGATATTTTCCAGCGGACGAGCTGGGCCGCGAGCTTTCGGCGGCCTGGGCCGCGCTTCAGCGGGGGCTCGAGCCGCGGTGGCGCTTCGAGCCGCGCGGCAAGCCCGCCGACGTCGCCGCCTTCATCAACAATCGATTTTTCGGGTTTCTGGGGGAAGGCCTGGTTGATGATGCGGCCCGATACCTCGAAGCCTATCTCGAGATCGACGCGGGCTCTCCCAGCCTGCAATACAACCTGGCCCAGCTCCATCACACTCGGGACCGCCTCGCGCCGGCCCTGCCGCGAGCTTGGGCCTCGGCCGCTCTCAAGCCCGATTATCGGGACGCCCTCGACGCCCTGGCCAGCCTCTACTTCGACCTGGGCGATTTCGAGCGCTCGCTCACGACCTATGCGGAGGCCTTGGCTTTTTCCCCGGAGGATCCGACGGCTTGGTTCAATTCGGCTTGCGCGCGCCTGGCTTCCGGCGACAGAGTCGGCGCCGAGGCCGAGCTTCTGCGGGCCGTCGAGCTCGATCGGGAGCGTCCCGCAGCGGCGACCGAGCGGCGGACTTCCGACAAGGCGGCCGGCCTGGCCTACGAAGTGGACGTCCAGGCGGACTCGATCGGCTATCGGGCGCTCGTTCTCCTGGGCTCGATCCGGTTTGATCGCGGCGAGCGGGAGCGGGCCGCGGAATCCCTCGAGGAGGCCGTCCGCCGGCGTCCGGGATCGCCGGATGCCTATCTGGAGCTCGGCAAGGTGAGGCAGGCGATGGGCGACGATGCGGCGGCCAAGGCGGCGTTCGATCGATTCTTAGCCTTGGGCGGATCCGCCTCCAAAGTCGAGGCGGCCCGGAAACGCTGACGATCTCAGCGGACCGAGGCTTTGAGCCTGGCGATCTCCGCCCGCGCGCTTTGGATCTTGGCTGGGGGCTCGTTCTTGGGATTGTTCAGATAGCGCTCGAAATGGCGAACGGCTTCCGCCGCGTCGCCCTTCTCCCGATAGCACAAGGCCAGGCTGTAGGTGGCGTCAGGATCGGGTCCCATGGCGATGATCTGGTTGAAGGCCTCGATGGCCTTGTCGAATTCCTTGGCCCGGGCGTACGAGACTCCCAGGGATCGGTAGACCTCCGGGTCCCGGGGATAGTCCCGAACCAGAGTGACGTAAATCTTGGCCGCATCCGGAAGCCTCCCGGCCGCGGCCAGGTTGCCCGCGTAGCTCAAACGGACGAACTTGTTTTCGGGCTCGATCGCCAAGGCCCGCTCGTAATAGCCGCGGGACTCGTCCGGGCGCTTCGTCTCTTCCAGGATCAGGGCCATCCCGGTCAGGGCGTCCATCGAGCGGGGGTTGATCTTCAGGATGTTCTGCATGACGGCGGAGGCATCGGCGGCCCGGCTCATCACCAGGTAGGTATAGCCCAGGCGGGTCATCAGCAGCTCGGAATCCGGCAGCCGGGCCAGGCCGTTGCGCAGGGTGGCGACCGCCGCCTCGAAATCCTTGAGCCGGGCTTGGGCCAAGGCCAGGCCGACATAGCTCGAGGCGGCGTCGGGGCGCAGGTCGACCATTTTCGCCTGCAGCGCGACAGCTTCGGCGAAGCGGCCTTCGTATTCCGCCGCTTCCGCGTCCTGGACCATCTTCAGCTCGGCTACCTTGTCCTTGGGATCGGCCGCGCCGGATTTTCCCGACGGATCGGAGTAATCCACGTAACCCAGGGATCGAAGCCGGGCCTTATCGGACTCGCTCGGCGTCCGCCGGGCCGAGACCGTGCCGTCCTTAAGTGCGGCCTGGAGTCGGGCCTTCAGATCGCCGGCGGTCGTCCCCTGGCCGGCCATATTCTTCTCCTCGCGGGGATCGTTGGGCAGGTCGTATAGCTCCCGCTTGGGCGCATCGATGTACTTCCAGGGCCCGGAGATGAGCCCGGTCAGGGCGGCCCAGCCGAAGTTCTCGTGCGGGTAGAACGTCTCCAGGTAGACTTCCAGGTCGGCCTTCTTGCGGCCCTGAATGTAGGGGATCAGGCTCGTGCCCTGGACTTTTTCGGGGACGGGGGTTTCCAGCATGTCCAGGACCGTCGGCAGGATGTCGATCAGGCGGACGCGGCTCGGGACGACGACGCCGGCGGGCAGCCGGCCTTCGGCGTAGATGATCAAGGGGACATGAACGGCGGGCTCGTAAAGAAAGACGCCATGCCCAAACTCGCCCTTTTCGCCGAACGATTCGCCGTGGTCGCCCACCGCGACGAACAGGGTCTTCTCCAGCAGGCCTTTGGCCTTGAAACGGCGCATGATCTGGCCGACGATGGCGTCCATGTAGGCCACTTCTCCGTCGTATGGCCGGCCGGCGAACTCCTCGCGGATTGGCGACGGGGGGTTGTAGGGGAGATGGGGATCGAAGAAGTGGATCCAGGCGAAGAACGGGTCCGGCCCGGCGGCGTTCTTTTCGAACCAGGGCTCGAAGACCTGCAGGACCTGCTCGGCCCGGCGTTCGCCGTTGACCGACTTGAAGGGCGAACCAGGCTGGATGTCGTCGTCGTAGACGTCGAAGCCCTTGTCCAGGCCAAACCGGGAGTCGACCGAGAAGGAGGCGGTGAAGGCCGCCGTCCGGTATCCCTTGGCCTTCAGGGTCTGGGCCAGGGTCGGCGTCTCCGGCGGCAGGGCGTAGGTGCCGTTGTTGTGGACGCCGTGGGCGTAGGGGTTGAGCCCGGTCATGATGGAGGTGTGCGAGGGCAGGGTCAGAGGGACCTGGGCATAGGCCTTGGCAAAGCGCACGCCGTTGCGGGCCAGGGCGTCGAGGTTGGGGGTGGCGGCCTCGGCGTAGCCGTAGCATCCGAGTCGGTCGGCCCGGGTCGTGTCCAGAGTGATCAGGACGACATTGAGGCGGCTGTCCCGGCCGATGGGGACGGGCTTGGGCCGCAGCAGC containing:
- a CDS encoding sulfatase-like hydrolase/transferase, with translation MAKKKKKPAPKAVPPPDRKPFLLRIWPVLVGGVVIVSAAAYLLLRPKPVPIGRDSRLNVVLITLDTTRADRLGCYGYAEAATPNLDALARNGVRFAKAYAQVPLTLPSHTSIMTGLNPYAHGVHNNGTYALPPETPTLAQTLKAKGYRTAAFTASFSVDSRFGLDKGFDVYDDDIQPGSPFKSVNGERRAEQVLQVFEPWFEKNAAGPDPFFAWIHFFDPHLPYNPPSPIREEFAGRPYDGEVAYMDAIVGQIMRRFKAKGLLEKTLFVAVGDHGESFGEKGEFGHGVFLYEPAVHVPLIIYAEGRLPAGVVVPSRVRLIDILPTVLDMLETPVPEKVQGTSLIPYIQGRKKADLEVYLETFYPHENFGWAALTGLISGPWKYIDAPKRELYDLPNDPREEKNMAGQGTTAGDLKARLQAALKDGTVSARRTPSESDKARLRSLGYVDYSDPSGKSGAADPKDKVAELKMVQDAEAAEYEGRFAEAVALQAKMVDLRPDAASSYVGLALAQARLKDFEAAVATLRNGLARLPDSELLMTRLGYTYLVMSRAADASAVMQNILKINPRSMDALTGMALILEETKRPDESRGYYERALAIEPENKFVRLSYAGNLAAAGRLPDAAKIYVTLVRDYPRDPEVYRSLGVSYARAKEFDKAIEAFNQIIAMGPDPDATYSLALCYREKGDAAEAVRHFERYLNNPKNEPPAKIQSARAEIARLKASVR
- a CDS encoding tetratricopeptide repeat protein, whose product is MDYEMGLRLANRALERNPELHDLRLRQAAVLWKLGRREVAWMALERVLKDEKAKPSDDFVWQASALAAIWRYQEGKSAEAEAFARTAEAAAAVKLRPDRGAKPLWAPAFAPGLREIAPQRESQARSLFPPNAGLPSYLLGLISEARSGWTRDTEAYYLRAMGLSYEARDCILRIAAGRMRSGNAAGAIEAALGACDAGGAYPDFYLLAAAAAESAGDRRAAEEYLGIAVELKPFIPSWLRAQAIVESGAGHKAAAAAILNRVLRLAPDDFRARELLEGVSRERYFPADELGRELSAAWAALQRGLEPRWRFEPRGKPADVAAFINNRFFGFLGEGLVDDAARYLEAYLEIDAGSPSLQYNLAQLHHTRDRLAPALPRAWASAALKPDYRDALDALASLYFDLGDFERSLTTYAEALAFSPEDPTAWFNSACARLASGDRVGAEAELLRAVELDRERPAAATERRTSDKAAGLAYEVDVQADSIGYRALVLLGSIRFDRGERERAAESLEEAVRRRPGSPDAYLELGKVRQAMGDDAAAKAAFDRFLALGGSASKVEAARKR